A single Glycine soja cultivar W05 chromosome 14, ASM419377v2, whole genome shotgun sequence DNA region contains:
- the LOC114383718 gene encoding agamous-like MADS-box protein AGL5 isoform X2 — protein sequence MEFPNEAIPEGCSQKKTGRGKIEIKRIENTTNRQVTFCKRRNGLLKKAYELSVLCDAEVALVVFSSRGRLYEYANNSVRGTIDRYKKACAASTNPESVSEANTQFYQQEASKLKRQIRDIQNLNRHILGEALSSLSLKELKNLESRLEKGLSRVRSRKHETLFADIEFMQKREIELQNHNNFLRAKIAEHEKAQQRQQDMIPGNVCESTIPPQSYDRNFFPVNLIDSNNQYSNQDQTALQLV from the exons AGAAAACGGGAAGGGGGAAAATAGAAATCAAGCGGATCGAGAACACAACGAATAGGCAAGTTACCTTCTGCAAACGCCGTAACGGGTTGCTCAAGAAGGCTTATGAATTGTCTGTTCTGTGTGATGCTGAGGTTGCTCTTGTTGTCTTCTCAAGCCGTGGACGCCTCTATGAGTATGCCAACAACAG TGTTAGAGGAACGATCGATAGGTACAAGAAAGCATGTGCTGCCTCCACAAATCCAGAATCTGTCTCTGAAGCTAATACACAG TTTTATCAGCAGGAAGCGTCCAAATTAAAACGACAAATCAGAGACATTCAGAATCTAAACAG GCACATCCTTGGTGAAGCTCTTAGCTCTCTGAGTCTGAAGGAATTAAAGAACCTGGAGAGTAGACTGGAGAAAGGTTTAAGCAGAGTTAGATCCAGAAAG CATGAAACTTTGTTTGCCGATATCGAGTTCATGCAAAAGCGG GAAATAGAGCTGCAAAACCATAATAATTTTCTGAGAGCTAAG ATAGCTGAACACGAGAAAGCACAACAACGGCAACAGGATATGATACCGGGAAATGTGTGCGAGTCAACCATACCTCCACAATCATATGACCGCAATTTCTTCCCTGTTAATCTCATAGATTCCAATAATCAATATTCAAATCAAGACCAGACTGCTCTTCAACTTGT CTGA
- the LOC114383718 gene encoding agamous-like MADS-box protein AGL5 isoform X1, with protein MEFPNEAIPEGCSQKKTGRGKIEIKRIENTTNRQVTFCKRRNGLLKKAYELSVLCDAEVALVVFSSRGRLYEYANNSVRGTIDRYKKACAASTNPESVSEANTQFYQQEASKLKRQIRDIQNLNRHILGEALSSLSLKELKNLESRLEKGLSRVRSRKHETLFADIEFMQKREIELQNHNNFLRAKIAEHEKAQQRQQDMIPGNVCESTIPPQSYDRNFFPVNLIDSNNQYSNQDQTALQLVLSSGVGSLTSSYVS; from the exons AGAAAACGGGAAGGGGGAAAATAGAAATCAAGCGGATCGAGAACACAACGAATAGGCAAGTTACCTTCTGCAAACGCCGTAACGGGTTGCTCAAGAAGGCTTATGAATTGTCTGTTCTGTGTGATGCTGAGGTTGCTCTTGTTGTCTTCTCAAGCCGTGGACGCCTCTATGAGTATGCCAACAACAG TGTTAGAGGAACGATCGATAGGTACAAGAAAGCATGTGCTGCCTCCACAAATCCAGAATCTGTCTCTGAAGCTAATACACAG TTTTATCAGCAGGAAGCGTCCAAATTAAAACGACAAATCAGAGACATTCAGAATCTAAACAG GCACATCCTTGGTGAAGCTCTTAGCTCTCTGAGTCTGAAGGAATTAAAGAACCTGGAGAGTAGACTGGAGAAAGGTTTAAGCAGAGTTAGATCCAGAAAG CATGAAACTTTGTTTGCCGATATCGAGTTCATGCAAAAGCGG GAAATAGAGCTGCAAAACCATAATAATTTTCTGAGAGCTAAG ATAGCTGAACACGAGAAAGCACAACAACGGCAACAGGATATGATACCGGGAAATGTGTGCGAGTCAACCATACCTCCACAATCATATGACCGCAATTTCTTCCCTGTTAATCTCATAGATTCCAATAATCAATATTCAAATCAAGACCAGACTGCTCTTCAACTTGT CCTTTCAAGTGGTGTGGGATCCCTTACATCGTCCTATGTTTCGTGA
- the LOC114383718 gene encoding agamous-like MADS-box protein AGL5 isoform X3, with the protein MEFPNEAIPEGCSQKKTGRGKIEIKRIENTTNRQVTFCKRRNGLLKKAYELSVLCDAEVALVVFSSRGRLYEYANNSVRGTIDRYKKACAASTNPESVSEANTQFYQQEASKLKRQIRDIQNLNRHILGEALSSLSLKELKNLESRLEKGLSRVRSRKHETLFADIEFMQKREIELQNHNNFLRAKIAEHEKAQQRQQDMIPGNVCESTIPPQSYDRNFFPVNLIDSNNQYSNQDQTALQLV; encoded by the exons AGAAAACGGGAAGGGGGAAAATAGAAATCAAGCGGATCGAGAACACAACGAATAGGCAAGTTACCTTCTGCAAACGCCGTAACGGGTTGCTCAAGAAGGCTTATGAATTGTCTGTTCTGTGTGATGCTGAGGTTGCTCTTGTTGTCTTCTCAAGCCGTGGACGCCTCTATGAGTATGCCAACAACAG TGTTAGAGGAACGATCGATAGGTACAAGAAAGCATGTGCTGCCTCCACAAATCCAGAATCTGTCTCTGAAGCTAATACACAG TTTTATCAGCAGGAAGCGTCCAAATTAAAACGACAAATCAGAGACATTCAGAATCTAAACAG GCACATCCTTGGTGAAGCTCTTAGCTCTCTGAGTCTGAAGGAATTAAAGAACCTGGAGAGTAGACTGGAGAAAGGTTTAAGCAGAGTTAGATCCAGAAAG CATGAAACTTTGTTTGCCGATATCGAGTTCATGCAAAAGCGG GAAATAGAGCTGCAAAACCATAATAATTTTCTGAGAGCTAAG ATAGCTGAACACGAGAAAGCACAACAACGGCAACAGGATATGATACCGGGAAATGTGTGCGAGTCAACCATACCTCCACAATCATATGACCGCAATTTCTTCCCTGTTAATCTCATAGATTCCAATAATCAATATTCAAATCAAGACCAGACTGCTCTTCAACTTGTGTAA